A genomic region of Prochlorococcus marinus XMU1405 contains the following coding sequences:
- a CDS encoding carbohydrate kinase family protein translates to MKKKKVICVGEALIDRIRNKSNQGFTDFLGGAPANVACALRKLKIDSIFIGSLGSDDYGKKLIMQFNELDVNLDFLQIDNDSSTRVVNVDRDQFGDRFFSGFEKRSHSCFADEILSKKLIQQEILNLEKSFLETKYLVTGTILLSSSISAETIFFLLEQAKKFDVKIVIDLNWREVFWDHSSLSSETSKAARVDLIKKFLNHANVLKLAKEEATLFFENENPLLISQQLSNKPDVIITDGKNPVRWYVNGLQGSTDTPTSQKIVDTTGAGDAFLAGLISKLISSGYPSNELEIEDCIKFASVCGLLTCLGEGAIEQQPYYEKVNKFLGSLIS, encoded by the coding sequence ATGAAAAAGAAAAAGGTCATATGTGTTGGAGAGGCTTTAATTGACAGAATCAGAAATAAGTCAAATCAAGGATTTACAGATTTTTTGGGTGGTGCGCCGGCTAATGTTGCTTGTGCATTAAGAAAATTAAAAATAGATTCGATATTTATAGGAAGTTTGGGAAGTGATGATTATGGAAAAAAATTGATTATGCAATTTAATGAATTGGACGTTAATTTAGATTTCTTGCAAATAGATAATGATTCATCTACTCGCGTGGTTAATGTCGATAGAGATCAATTTGGAGATCGTTTTTTTTCAGGCTTTGAGAAACGTTCTCATTCATGCTTTGCAGACGAAATTCTAAGCAAGAAATTAATCCAACAAGAAATTCTAAATTTGGAGAAATCTTTTCTAGAAACAAAATATTTGGTTACAGGAACGATATTATTATCATCTTCAATATCAGCAGAGACTATTTTTTTCCTTCTTGAACAGGCTAAAAAATTTGATGTCAAAATAGTTATTGATTTGAATTGGAGAGAGGTGTTTTGGGATCATTCAAGTCTTTCATCAGAAACTAGTAAAGCCGCGAGAGTTGATTTAATCAAGAAATTTTTAAATCATGCAAATGTTTTAAAACTTGCTAAGGAAGAAGCAACTTTGTTTTTTGAAAATGAAAATCCCTTGCTAATTTCTCAACAATTATCTAATAAACCAGATGTAATAATAACTGATGGGAAAAATCCCGTTAGATGGTATGTCAATGGATTGCAGGGAAGTACTGATACTCCTACTTCACAAAAAATTGTTGATACAACTGGCGCAGGCGATGCTTTTCTAGCTGGCTTAATTTCAAAATTAATTTCTTCAGGCTATCCTTCCAATGAACTAGAGATAGAAGATTGCATCAAGTTCGCAAGTGTTTGTGGATTATTAACTTGTCTTGGTGAAGGCGCTATCGAGCAACAGCCATATTATGAGAAGGTTAATAAATTTTTGGGATCTCTTATTTCGTAA
- the tsaE gene encoding tRNA (adenosine(37)-N6)-threonylcarbamoyltransferase complex ATPase subunit type 1 TsaE, which produces MFVENLKETLNLGKKLSQKLNPQSIVLLKGPIGAGKTSFVQGIARGLSISEDITSPTFALSHHYNSGKIPLIHLDLYRLKNFSSAKEVFISEEEEAIQRQAILVIEWPELIEPVIDNFWKIEISYAKNYGRHYEIRDPKNLLTFS; this is translated from the coding sequence GTGTTTGTTGAAAATTTAAAAGAAACTTTAAATTTAGGGAAAAAACTCTCACAAAAATTAAATCCCCAATCAATAGTTTTATTAAAGGGTCCAATAGGGGCTGGGAAAACTTCATTTGTACAAGGAATTGCAAGAGGCTTATCAATATCTGAGGACATTACAAGCCCTACATTTGCTTTATCGCATCACTATAACTCCGGAAAAATTCCACTAATACACCTAGATTTATACAGATTAAAAAATTTTTCTTCAGCAAAAGAAGTTTTTATTTCAGAAGAAGAAGAGGCAATACAAAGACAAGCAATTTTAGTTATTGAATGGCCAGAATTAATAGAACCAGTTATTGATAATTTCTGGAAAATAGAAATTAGTTACGCAAAAAATTATGGAAGACATTACGAAATAAGAGATCCCAAAAATTTATTAACCTTCTCATAA